A DNA window from Pseudomonas tohonis contains the following coding sequences:
- a CDS encoding glutaredoxin family protein, with the protein MLPECSLFGTLGCHLCEVAEGVLMPFVEHGLMVELMDIADREEWMDDYALRIPVLRRCDTGAELDWPFDAAKVAAFLEH; encoded by the coding sequence ATGCTCCCCGAATGCAGCCTGTTCGGCACCCTGGGTTGCCATCTCTGTGAAGTGGCGGAGGGCGTGCTTATGCCCTTCGTCGAGCATGGCCTGATGGTCGAGCTGATGGACATCGCCGACCGCGAGGAATGGATGGACGACTACGCCCTGCGCATTCCCGTGCTGCGTCGCTGCGATACCGGTGCCGAGCTGGACTGGCCCTTCGACGCCGCCAAGGTCGCCGCCTTCCTCGAACACTGA
- a CDS encoding efflux transporter outer membrane subunit has product MNEYRRTARLGRSALVLGAALALAACASSSGLEPEGRTLDAAALEAGRSLAGTPLSAAAWPRQDWWKQLGDAQLDAMMDEALTGSPDLQVATARTRKALAEAQAQDAARMPSVNASASYSGARAPESVVPAPIGGSYAAVKYLSLGFSYDIDLWGGQRAAWEAALGQARAAEVDQQAARLNLSASVARAYSQLAYAFVARDLAEEELKRSEHLYNLSKQRLAAGLDSKVQLQQSEAQQAAARQQLLAAEQQIDSDRITLAVLLGQGPDRGQRIQRPAVLQPAALALPSDLPAELLGRRPDLIAARWRVEAASKGIESAKTGFYPNLNLSAMVGLAALSSGDLFKGDSRFYQVAPAISLPVFDGGRLRANLAGVDADYDLAVAQYNKTLVAALGEVSDDLSQLRSLAQQIEVQRQARDIAKSNYDLAMRRYGEGIGNYLDALSVEQQLLVTERQLASLDVQQIDTSVRLVQALGGGFQPEPTPLAQGARPAAAE; this is encoded by the coding sequence ATGAATGAATACCGCCGCACGGCCCGCCTGGGGCGTAGCGCCCTGGTGCTCGGCGCCGCCCTGGCGCTGGCCGCCTGCGCCAGCTCCAGCGGCCTGGAGCCCGAGGGCAGGACTCTCGATGCCGCCGCCCTGGAGGCCGGGCGCAGCCTGGCGGGCACGCCTCTCAGCGCCGCCGCCTGGCCGCGCCAGGACTGGTGGAAGCAACTGGGTGACGCCCAGCTCGACGCCATGATGGACGAAGCCCTTACCGGGTCACCGGACCTGCAGGTGGCCACCGCCCGTACCCGCAAGGCCCTGGCCGAGGCCCAGGCGCAGGACGCCGCGCGCATGCCCAGCGTCAATGCCAGCGCCAGCTATTCCGGTGCCCGCGCGCCGGAGAGCGTGGTGCCCGCGCCCATCGGCGGCAGCTATGCGGCCGTGAAGTACCTGTCCCTTGGGTTCAGCTACGACATCGACCTCTGGGGCGGCCAGCGCGCCGCCTGGGAAGCCGCGCTCGGCCAGGCCCGCGCCGCCGAGGTGGACCAGCAGGCCGCGCGCCTGAACCTATCCGCCAGCGTCGCCCGCGCCTACAGCCAGCTCGCCTACGCCTTCGTCGCCCGTGACCTGGCCGAGGAGGAGCTCAAGCGCTCCGAGCACCTCTACAACCTCAGCAAGCAGCGCCTGGCCGCCGGCCTGGACAGCAAGGTGCAGCTGCAGCAGAGCGAGGCCCAGCAGGCTGCCGCACGCCAGCAACTGCTGGCCGCCGAGCAGCAGATCGACAGCGATCGCATCACCCTCGCCGTGCTGCTGGGACAGGGCCCCGACCGTGGCCAGCGCATCCAGCGTCCCGCTGTCCTGCAGCCCGCCGCCCTGGCGCTGCCGTCGGACCTGCCGGCCGAGCTGCTCGGCCGCCGCCCGGATTTGATCGCCGCGCGCTGGCGCGTCGAGGCGGCGAGCAAGGGCATCGAATCGGCCAAGACCGGCTTCTATCCCAACCTCAACCTCAGCGCCATGGTCGGCCTCGCCGCCCTGAGCAGCGGCGACCTGTTCAAGGGTGACAGCCGCTTCTACCAGGTGGCGCCGGCCATCTCCCTGCCGGTGTTCGACGGCGGCCGCCTGCGCGCCAACCTGGCGGGCGTGGATGCCGACTACGACCTGGCCGTGGCCCAGTACAACAAGACCCTGGTGGCCGCCCTCGGCGAGGTCAGCGACGACCTCAGCCAGCTGCGCTCACTGGCGCAGCAGATCGAGGTGCAGCGCCAGGCCCGCGATATCGCCAAGTCGAACTACGACCTCGCCATGCGCCGCTACGGCGAAGGCATCGGCAACTACCTGGACGCCCTCAGCGTCGAGCAGCAGTTGCTGGTCACCGAACGCCAGCTGGCCAGCCTGGACGTCCAGCAGATCGACACCTCCGTGCGCCTGGTGCAGGCCCTCGGCGGTGGCTTCCAACCCGAACCGACTCCGCTCGCCCAGGGCGCCCGCCCGGCTGCCGCTGAATGA
- a CDS encoding MarR family winged helix-turn-helix transcriptional regulator gives MKHYSPADYPFTGSIGQYIGRSALLKDRLLDRYLAPLDITSAQFKVLMFIYMDRANTPADLCRELSVDSGSMTRMLDRLEKKGLLLRKPCPEDRRSVRLALSEDGLRISRQMPEIVADAMNELTSPLTSEELRTLVGLLGKILQGRDPCAPLGATDHE, from the coding sequence ATGAAGCACTACAGCCCCGCCGACTACCCCTTCACCGGCTCCATCGGCCAGTACATCGGGCGTTCCGCGCTGCTCAAGGACCGCCTGCTCGACCGTTACCTGGCGCCCCTGGACATCACTTCCGCCCAGTTCAAGGTGCTGATGTTCATCTACATGGACCGCGCCAACACCCCGGCCGACCTGTGCCGCGAGCTCTCGGTGGACAGCGGCTCCATGACCCGCATGCTCGATCGCCTGGAGAAGAAGGGCCTGCTGCTGCGCAAGCCCTGCCCGGAGGATCGCCGCAGCGTGCGCCTGGCCCTCAGCGAGGACGGCCTGCGCATCAGCCGGCAGATGCCGGAGATCGTCGCCGACGCCATGAACGAACTCACCAGCCCGCTGACCAGCGAGGAACTCCGCACCCTGGTGGGCCTGCTGGGCAAGATCCTGCAAGGGCGCGACCCGTGCGCGCCGCTCGGAGCGACCGACCATGAATGA
- a CDS encoding efflux RND transporter periplasmic adaptor subunit, producing the protein MTTQTSETAVQGNPKRKRMLLILLAVILIVAALAFAWEQLFGRWSEHTDDAYIGGNVVQITPQTVGTVTSIGADDGDLVHEGQVLVQFDPSDAEIGLQQAEANLARTVRQVRGLYNSVDGYKAEVAAKKIALQKARADFDRRRNLAKDGAISQEELAHARDALDSAQSALTSAEQQLNTSRALVDDTVIASHPDVKAAAATLRQAYLEDARATLVAPVTGYVAKRTVQLGQRVQPGTALMAVIPLDQVWIDANFKETQLKNMRIGQPVEIESDLYGGDVKYSGTVDSLGVGTGSAFSLLPAQNATGNWIKIVQRVPVRIRINPEQLKEHPLRIGLSMNVKVDLHDQSGPSLAQQAPKKPLFATDVYQRQLAEADQLIEQLIHANGPDATHKTAQR; encoded by the coding sequence ATGACCACCCAGACTTCGGAAACCGCCGTCCAAGGCAACCCCAAGCGCAAGCGGATGCTCCTCATCCTGCTCGCCGTGATTCTCATCGTCGCCGCCCTTGCCTTCGCCTGGGAGCAGCTCTTCGGCCGCTGGAGCGAGCACACCGACGACGCCTACATCGGCGGCAACGTGGTGCAGATCACCCCGCAGACCGTGGGCACCGTCACCAGCATCGGCGCCGATGACGGCGACCTGGTGCACGAAGGCCAGGTGCTGGTGCAGTTCGATCCGAGCGACGCCGAGATCGGCCTGCAGCAGGCCGAGGCCAACCTCGCGCGCACCGTGCGCCAGGTGCGCGGGCTCTACAACAGCGTGGATGGCTACAAGGCCGAGGTGGCGGCGAAGAAGATCGCCCTGCAGAAGGCCCGGGCAGACTTCGACCGCCGTCGCAACCTGGCCAAGGATGGCGCGATCTCCCAGGAGGAACTGGCCCACGCCCGAGACGCCCTGGATTCCGCGCAGAGCGCCCTGACCAGCGCCGAGCAGCAGCTCAATACCAGCCGCGCGCTGGTGGACGACACTGTGATCGCCTCCCACCCTGACGTGAAGGCCGCTGCCGCCACCCTGCGCCAGGCTTACCTGGAAGACGCCCGCGCCACCCTGGTGGCACCGGTCACCGGCTACGTCGCCAAGCGCACCGTGCAGCTCGGCCAGCGCGTGCAGCCCGGCACCGCGCTGATGGCGGTCATCCCCCTGGACCAGGTGTGGATCGACGCCAACTTCAAGGAAACCCAGCTGAAGAACATGCGCATCGGCCAGCCGGTGGAGATCGAGTCCGACCTCTACGGCGGCGACGTTAAGTACAGCGGCACGGTGGACAGCCTGGGCGTCGGCACCGGCAGCGCCTTCTCCCTGCTGCCGGCGCAGAACGCCACCGGCAACTGGATCAAGATCGTCCAGCGCGTACCGGTGCGCATCCGCATCAACCCCGAGCAGCTCAAGGAGCACCCGCTGCGCATCGGCCTGTCGATGAACGTCAAGGTCGACCTGCACGACCAGAGCGGCCCGTCCCTGGCGCAGCAGGCACCGAAGAAGCCGCTGTTCGCCACCGACGTGTACCAGCGCCAGCTGGCGGAAGCCGACCAGTTGATCGAGCAGCTGATCCACGCCAACGGCCCGGATGCCACCCACAAGACCGCGCAGCGCTGA